Proteins encoded by one window of Musa acuminata AAA Group cultivar baxijiao chromosome BXJ2-9, Cavendish_Baxijiao_AAA, whole genome shotgun sequence:
- the LOC135623726 gene encoding myb family transcription factor PHL8-like isoform X1, with protein sequence MDSKPRLKWTSQLHQLFVDAVSQLGGVDKATPKYVMRVMGVPGLTLHHLKSHLQKYRLAKNRESSILRGNRRRDAKVTHQWTSEDATTQDEANEAPPQCEYAGITNRPYLDSSACSVDSAHQNVLCVGYRTTLKMQMEVQRKLQEQIEVQRHLQLRIEAQGKYLQSVLKKAQEALAGYSSSAIGIEAVRTELSELVSAMDTECLSSSISPGDSSAESCLTCGDVMETKEGNSLKQDDSSSALHRSQESDEFSQKTTKRMQNDVHDDLCRAKRSCRRSSFTIQEELDLNI encoded by the exons ATGGATTCCAAGCCGCGACTGAAATGGACTTCTCAGCTTCATCAACTCTTCGTCGACGCCGTCTCTCAGCTCGGCGGAGTCGATA AAGCTACACCCAAGTACGTGATGCGTGTAATGGGAGTTCCTGGACTTACTCTGCACCACCTGAAGAGCCATCTGCAG AAATATAGACTAGCGAAGAATCGAGAATCGAGCATTCTCCGCGGAAACAGGCGACGAG ATGCCAAGGTCACGCACCAGTGGACATCGGAGGACGCAACCACCCAGGACGAGGCGAACGAAGCACCACCGCAGTGCGAGTACGCGGGGATCACCAACCGTCCTTATCTTGATTCATCAGCTTGCAGCGTTGACTCTGCTCACCAAAATGTTCTCTGTGTTGGCTACAGAACCACGTTAAAGATGCAGATGGAGGTCCAGAGAAAGCTGCAGGAACAGATCGAG GTGCAGAGACACTTGCAGCTCCGGATCGAAGCCCAGGGGAAGTACTTGCAGTCGGTGTTGAAGAAAGCCCAGGAAGCACTTGCTGGATACAGCTCGAGTGCCATCGGAATCGAAGCTGTCAGGACCGAGCTCTCGGAGTTAGTCTCGGCTATGGACACGGAATGCCTGAGCTCTTCCATCTCCCCTGGTGATAGCTCCGCGGAGAGTTGCTTGACTTGTGGTGATGTGATGGAGACAAAAGAAGGGAACTCGTTAAAGCAAGACGACAGCTCGTCTGCACTCCATCGGAGCCAGGAATCCGATGAGTTCAGTCAGAAGACGACGAAGAGAATGCAGAACGATGTGCACGACGATCTTTGCAGAGCCAAGAGAAGCTGCCGACGGAGTAGCTTTACCATACAAGAAGAGCTTGACCTGAACATATAG
- the LOC135623726 gene encoding myb family transcription factor PHL8-like isoform X2: MDSKPRLKWTSQLHQLFVDAVSQLGGVDKATPKYVMRVMGVPGLTLHHLKSHLQKYRLAKNRESSILRGNRRRDAKVTHQWTSEDATTQDEANEAPPQCETTLKMQMEVQRKLQEQIEVQRHLQLRIEAQGKYLQSVLKKAQEALAGYSSSAIGIEAVRTELSELVSAMDTECLSSSISPGDSSAESCLTCGDVMETKEGNSLKQDDSSSALHRSQESDEFSQKTTKRMQNDVHDDLCRAKRSCRRSSFTIQEELDLNI, from the exons ATGGATTCCAAGCCGCGACTGAAATGGACTTCTCAGCTTCATCAACTCTTCGTCGACGCCGTCTCTCAGCTCGGCGGAGTCGATA AAGCTACACCCAAGTACGTGATGCGTGTAATGGGAGTTCCTGGACTTACTCTGCACCACCTGAAGAGCCATCTGCAG AAATATAGACTAGCGAAGAATCGAGAATCGAGCATTCTCCGCGGAAACAGGCGACGAG ATGCCAAGGTCACGCACCAGTGGACATCGGAGGACGCAACCACCCAGGACGAGGCGAACGAAGCACCACCGCAGTGCGA AACCACGTTAAAGATGCAGATGGAGGTCCAGAGAAAGCTGCAGGAACAGATCGAG GTGCAGAGACACTTGCAGCTCCGGATCGAAGCCCAGGGGAAGTACTTGCAGTCGGTGTTGAAGAAAGCCCAGGAAGCACTTGCTGGATACAGCTCGAGTGCCATCGGAATCGAAGCTGTCAGGACCGAGCTCTCGGAGTTAGTCTCGGCTATGGACACGGAATGCCTGAGCTCTTCCATCTCCCCTGGTGATAGCTCCGCGGAGAGTTGCTTGACTTGTGGTGATGTGATGGAGACAAAAGAAGGGAACTCGTTAAAGCAAGACGACAGCTCGTCTGCACTCCATCGGAGCCAGGAATCCGATGAGTTCAGTCAGAAGACGACGAAGAGAATGCAGAACGATGTGCACGACGATCTTTGCAGAGCCAAGAGAAGCTGCCGACGGAGTAGCTTTACCATACAAGAAGAGCTTGACCTGAACATATAG